The genomic interval AAAGCTCAGGATGAAGCACAGCGGTGTGGCGAATCCCAGGAAAAATGTGTAGAGTATGAAGGTGGTTCCAGAGTGCTTCTTGTACGCATCTGGCCACATGATGTTGCAGGAGTAGTTGATCCCGTCCTCCTGCTCCACGGTGCTGGCATACAGGATCACGGGCAGCATGAGGACCGCCGAAGTTGACCAGGCAATCGCAGACACCACCTTGGCTATGTGCAGAGTACGATATCGGGGCGAGGAAATCGGGTGGCACACGGCTATATACCGATCTGCAGACATGATGAGCAGGAAAATGGACGAGGTGAAGGAGGTGATGGATGTGCTCACCATGTAGGCTTTGCACATGAACTCCCCGAATCGCCAGCTGCAAATTCGCATGGTATAAAGCAGAAAGGGTATGCCGATCAGGAAACACTCATCTGCCACGGCCAGATTCAGGATATATATATTGGTGACCGTTTGCATTTTGGAAAAGCGCAGCACCACGTAGATCACCAGCGTGTTGCCAAATAAGCCTATAATGCAAACAAATCCGTAGAGCACCACGGTGAACAAGTCAGCAAAGGAATTCCGCGTGGCTATGCAATGCTCATATGTGGGCAAATCGGTGCCATATAGCGGCTCCTCTGGCTGAATTGTGGAACTACTGCCAATCCATCTATGGTTCAGTTCCGTGGCATATAGGCTCTCGTTCGCATTATACCAGCTTGTGGTGTTTGCTTCTGGTTCAGGTGCCATGTCCCCTTTCACAAACTGCAGGACGTCCATCATCAGCCACGAAAGCATATTTCCACCCAAGCGCTGCCCagttgaaatttaattattttaatcaGGTTTCCCGCTTTGTTGCTCCCCTCTTGTTATGGTCGTGCATTTTGGCGGTCCtgcaaaatacattttgttatTACGTGGAATATTTtcgtgttttttgtatttgtttgcctgcttACTCAAATAttctaaatattaaaattgcaaCTCGCATGTTTTGCTGGCTTAAATTGATTCGCTactaattgaaatgtttttgtgctATTCGAAAAATGTGGTCTGCAACTTTGTATAAACTATTGGCTAACTTAATCGAGTCAATTATGTTTTTTCCAACGCGCGTTTCTAATTTCCTGTCACAATTTATGCTAAGTATTTGGTAAAGTCAACAgttttaatttgatatttaaaactaattaaagGCAGTCAATAAAAGCGTAATGTAAAGTCCTTTTTTCATAAACTTACGTTTAAGTGCCAGTTATAAACGAATAATTTTACTTCTGTCTTAACATCTTTGAATCGTATGTACCAAATTTGTAATGTCGCTTCACATACAGATACTTTTGCAGCTTTGCCACAACTTTTACCGACATTCTGAGAAATCCcctcaaaaaataaaaacttttccgAACAGCTTGTAGAAAAACAAACCTTTGAGGAATATGACGTATGAAGTAAATCgtctgttttctgtttttgacCTCTAAAGCTGCAACTCATTTGGCTTTCCAAAAATTGAATTACCATAAATTTGGTTCGTTAGGCGAAggaaattaacatttatatttaaattaaattgctcACAGTTTGACACGTCAAACGAACAAGAAACAACAACTTTTTAATATTCTGACCTCACTCGACACATTCTGTAAATGAATTAGGCGGTAGGAAAAGCTGGGTggcatttatg from Drosophila yakuba strain Tai18E2 chromosome 3L, Prin_Dyak_Tai18E2_2.1, whole genome shotgun sequence carries:
- the LOC6534217 gene encoding somatostatin receptor type 2; the protein is MLSWLMMDVLQFVKGDMAPEPEANTTSWYNANESLYATELNHRWIGSSSTIQPEEPLYGTDLPTYEHCIATRNSFADLFTVVLYGFVCIIGLFGNTLVIYVVLRFSKMQTVTNIYILNLAVADECFLIGIPFLLYTMRICSWRFGEFMCKAYMVSTSITSFTSSIFLLIMSADRYIAVCHPISSPRYRTLHIAKVVSAIAWSTSAVLMLPVILYASTVEQEDGINYSCNIMWPDAYKKHSGTTFILYTFFLGFATPLCFILSFYYLVIRKLRSVGPKPGTKSKEKRRAHRKVTRLVLTVISVYILCWLPHWISQVALIHSNPAQRDLSRLEILIFLLLGALVYSNSAVNPILYAFLSENFRKSFFKAFTCMNKQDINAQLQLEPSVFTKQGSKKRGGSKRLLSNNPQVPPLLPLNAGNNNSSTTTSSTTTAEKTGTTGTQKSCNSNGKVTAPPENLIICLSEQQEAFCTTARRGSGAVQQTDL